In Rathayibacter sp. VKM Ac-2762, one DNA window encodes the following:
- a CDS encoding TipAS antibiotic-recognition domain-containing protein, which yields MEQEWTVHEVARLAGTTSRTLRHYGAEGLLPASRVGANGYRYYDAAALVTLQRILLLRDLGLGLPEIRRILRRDAEPVAALERHLDVLQEERRRLDRRIRAVTGTITTMREGNGPMAEEMFDGFDHGEHREEVERRWGAPAYADGDRWWRSMSAEDREQWQRRQADLADAWIAAAASGADPTGEEALALAERHRAWLAEVPGTPRDATGGPSDEYLLGLGEMYVDDERFSAHYGGVAGARFVGDALKALVERRG from the coding sequence GTGGAGCAGGAGTGGACCGTGCACGAGGTGGCGCGGCTGGCCGGCACGACCAGCCGGACGCTTCGGCACTACGGGGCCGAGGGACTGCTCCCGGCAAGCCGGGTGGGCGCGAACGGCTACCGCTACTACGACGCCGCCGCGCTCGTGACGCTGCAGCGGATCCTGCTGCTGCGCGACCTCGGTCTCGGGCTGCCCGAGATCCGGCGGATCCTGCGGCGCGACGCGGAGCCTGTGGCCGCTCTCGAGCGGCACCTCGACGTGCTCCAGGAGGAGCGCCGACGGCTCGACCGCCGCATCCGGGCGGTCACCGGGACGATCACCACGATGAGAGAAGGGAACGGGCCGATGGCCGAGGAGATGTTCGACGGGTTCGACCACGGGGAGCACCGCGAGGAGGTGGAGCGCCGCTGGGGTGCTCCGGCGTACGCCGACGGCGACCGCTGGTGGCGCTCGATGAGCGCGGAGGACCGCGAGCAGTGGCAGCGGCGGCAGGCGGACCTCGCCGACGCGTGGATCGCCGCGGCGGCGAGCGGGGCGGATCCGACCGGGGAGGAGGCGCTCGCGCTGGCCGAGCGGCACCGCGCCTGGCTCGCCGAGGTGCCGGGCACGCCCCGCGACGCGACCGGCGGCCCGAGCGACGAGTACCTGCTCGGGCTCGGCGAGATGTACGTCGACGACGAGCGGTTCTCGGCGCACTACGGCGGAGTCGCCGGCGCCCGGTTCGTTGGCGACGCGCTGAAGGCGCTGGTCGAGCGGCGGGGATGA
- a CDS encoding SRPBCC family protein produces the protein MLLQVVTRSARPAAEMFDRARDIDLHTASQAGARERAVSGTTTGLIGLGEHVTWSARHFGVPLRLTSTVTALDAPHSFVDEQTRGPFATFRHEHRFESDGSGSGSGSVMIDRLEYSAPLGVLGRIAERLVLDRHLRRLLEERGAFLAGGDR, from the coding sequence GTGCTCCTCCAGGTCGTGACCCGCTCCGCCCGCCCGGCCGCCGAGATGTTCGACCGGGCACGCGACATCGACCTGCACACCGCCTCGCAGGCCGGCGCTCGCGAGCGCGCGGTCTCCGGGACGACTACCGGGCTGATCGGCCTGGGCGAGCACGTGACCTGGAGCGCCCGGCACTTCGGCGTCCCGCTCCGGCTGACCAGCACCGTCACCGCGCTCGACGCCCCGCACTCCTTCGTCGACGAGCAGACCCGCGGGCCCTTCGCGACCTTCCGGCACGAGCACCGCTTCGAGTCCGACGGCTCCGGCTCCGGCTCCGGCTCCGTGATGATCGATCGGCTCGAGTACTCCGCGCCGCTCGGCGTCCTCGGGCGGATCGCGGAGCGGCTGGTGCTCGACCGGCACCTGCGGCGGCTGCTGGAGGAGCGCGGCGCGTTCCTCGCCGGGGGCGACCGGTGA